The Amycolatopsis sp. DG1A-15b genome window below encodes:
- a CDS encoding class I SAM-dependent methyltransferase yields the protein MPPEQAPAAGRHDAAEHRLGTTEVGYREVGGAEAAAANLAWWDADADDYQAEHGEFLGDADFVWCPEGVREAEARLLGDVRGKRVLEVGCGQAACARWLAAEGADAVATDLSAGMLRHARDGNARTGLAVPLVQANAEHLPLASGSFDAACSAFGAIPFVASVDAVFAEVHRVLRPGAPWVFSVTHPMRWIFPDDPGPQGLTVTQPYFDRTPYVEVDDEGTATYVEYHHTLGDYVRALAGAGFTLTDLVEPEWPAGHTRVWGQWSPLRGKLFPGTAIFRTHRS from the coding sequence ATGCCACCGGAGCAGGCGCCCGCGGCGGGGCGCCACGACGCCGCCGAGCACCGGCTGGGCACCACGGAGGTCGGCTACCGCGAGGTCGGCGGGGCGGAGGCCGCCGCCGCCAACCTCGCCTGGTGGGACGCCGACGCCGACGACTACCAGGCCGAGCACGGCGAGTTCCTCGGCGACGCCGACTTCGTCTGGTGCCCGGAGGGCGTCCGGGAAGCCGAGGCGAGGCTGCTCGGCGACGTCCGGGGCAAGCGCGTGCTGGAAGTGGGCTGCGGGCAGGCCGCCTGCGCGCGCTGGCTGGCCGCGGAGGGCGCCGACGCCGTGGCGACCGACCTGTCGGCCGGCATGCTGCGCCACGCCCGCGACGGCAACGCGCGCACCGGCCTGGCCGTCCCGCTCGTGCAGGCCAACGCCGAGCACCTGCCGCTGGCGTCCGGCAGCTTCGACGCCGCCTGTTCGGCCTTCGGCGCGATCCCGTTCGTGGCGTCGGTGGACGCGGTCTTCGCCGAGGTGCACCGGGTGCTGCGGCCGGGTGCCCCGTGGGTGTTCTCGGTGACGCACCCGATGCGGTGGATCTTCCCCGACGACCCCGGCCCGCAGGGGCTCACCGTCACCCAGCCGTACTTCGACCGCACGCCGTACGTCGAGGTCGACGACGAGGGCACCGCCACCTACGTCGAGTACCACCACACCCTCGGCGACTACGTGCGCGCGCTGGCCGGGGCCGGGTTCACCCTCACCGACCTGGTGGAGCCCGAGTGGCCCGCCGGGCACACGCGGGTGTGGGGCCAGTGGAGCCCGCTGCGCGGCAAGCTCTTCCCGGGCACCGCGATCTTCCGCACGCACCGCTCGTGA
- a CDS encoding GNAT family N-acetyltransferase, with protein sequence MSTLEAQQNARFAALDPLLPPIAAPPSPSSEPLMVTVGGRKAGGLLTNVVHAPGSWPTLWGPSDIRDLTAVPGDSGAAGLAALLGAWRDRLRGTPAGPDSACTLTWPSRDAEASAVLLAHGFAPMTCLAVRAPDAPAEPGTAPVTVRRAGEGDLDALTELRLAEWRYTSLVGTAVPRPGAPELLRAEAARALRFSGLVWLAEEDGGVPAGMASCALASATPGNSVHGRLLPGRWGYVDTLSVGPAARGGGVGRALMAVAHRELLRHDVRGTFLFYHPPNPLSPVFWHRQGYRPLWTMWLRRPAWS encoded by the coding sequence GTGAGCACCCTCGAAGCCCAGCAGAACGCGCGGTTCGCCGCGCTCGACCCGCTGCTCCCGCCGATCGCGGCCCCGCCGTCGCCGTCGAGCGAGCCGCTGATGGTGACGGTCGGCGGGCGCAAGGCCGGCGGGCTGCTGACGAACGTCGTGCACGCGCCGGGCTCCTGGCCCACGCTCTGGGGGCCGTCGGACATCCGGGACCTGACCGCGGTGCCGGGCGACAGCGGCGCCGCGGGCCTCGCCGCGCTGCTCGGCGCGTGGCGCGACCGGCTGCGCGGGACGCCGGCCGGCCCGGACTCGGCCTGCACGCTGACCTGGCCGAGCCGCGATGCCGAGGCGTCCGCGGTGCTCCTGGCGCACGGGTTCGCGCCGATGACGTGCCTGGCCGTGCGGGCCCCGGACGCGCCCGCCGAGCCCGGGACGGCGCCGGTGACCGTCCGCCGGGCCGGGGAGGGCGACCTCGACGCGCTGACCGAGCTGCGGCTGGCCGAGTGGCGCTACACCTCGCTGGTCGGCACCGCGGTGCCGCGCCCGGGCGCGCCGGAACTGCTGCGCGCGGAAGCCGCGCGGGCCCTGCGCTTCAGCGGGCTGGTCTGGCTCGCGGAGGAGGACGGCGGCGTGCCGGCCGGCATGGCTTCCTGCGCGCTGGCTTCGGCCACGCCGGGCAACTCCGTCCACGGCCGGCTGCTCCCGGGCCGCTGGGGCTACGTCGACACGCTTTCGGTGGGTCCCGCCGCCCGCGGCGGCGGGGTCGGCCGGGCACTGATGGCGGTGGCGCACCGGGAGCTGCTGCGGCACGACGTGCGCGGGACGTTCCTGTTCTACCACCCGCCGAACCCGCTTTCGCCGGTGTTCTGGCACCGGCAGGGCTATCGTCCACTGTGGACCATGTGGCTCCGGCGTCCCGCCTGGTCCTGA